A stretch of DNA from Thermanaerosceptrum fracticalcis:
CTCTGCAACAGCCGAACCTGATATTCCAGCAAAAAACATACTTCCAACTATATTTGCATTTGCCAGTCCACCACGAATTTTGCCTACTAAAACATTACACAAAACAAGAATATCATCTATAATCTTAGCCTGGGCTATTAGGTTACCTGCCAGTATAAACAGGGGCAACGCAATAAGAGTAAAGCTATCTACCCCTTGATAGAACTGTTGAAAAACCATGGTCATAGGTATTTTCCCATTGATTAAAATTGTCATAGCAACCGCAAGTCCAAGACCAAATGCAATTGGCATACCTATTACTAAAAACAAAACAATAAAAGTAAACAACCAAATCGCCATTATCTGTTTCTCCCTTTCTTATCAATTTTTTCTCATAGAAATAGCCTGTTCAAGAAGCATGTGTATTGAGTGAACTAACATAAAGATCGCTCCTAAATACAAGCCAACTGAAGGCCAGAATAATGACAATCCGGTAGCAGATGCTTTCATTCGCATGAATAATTTTAAAGCATCAATGCCATATCTTAGAAATATTGCAATGAATAGTATTATTAATAATGTGTTAACTAGCCTTAAAAATTTAGAAAATTTAGCTGGAATTGAATCGATTAAAACTGAGAAATTAACAAGTTCCCTTTGTTTCATGGCTACACTTCCACCAATGAAAGTTAACCAGATCATACAAAACCTGGCTATTTCCTCAGTCCAAATGTAAGGATTTTTAATAACATATCTGGAAAATACCCCCATTGACAGAGAACCCAGTAAGACGATGCCTATTATAATTGAAATAATTTCAGCAATACTGTTTAACTTATCACTTATAACACCTACTGTGGAATGTAGTTTATAAATAAGTTTTTTTGCCAATCACTATCAGCCTCCTTAATACGGAAAAACACATATTATATACACAATATTTCTGAAAAAGTATCTATTTTTTGATTAAGGGAGAGTATTGGGGTAATCCCTTTACTCTCCCTACTATAACTTACTAATTACTGTTTCTCTAACTCTTGGACCTTTTTAACAAGTTCCTCAGATATCAACTTACCTGAACCAACGTATTCAGACCATACTTTCTGGGCAGCCTCTCTCCAAAGTTTAATCTGGTCACTGTTTGGTTTTATAATCTTTACGCCAGCCTTAGTTATTAGATCCTCAATTTCTTTATTTTTGTTACTAATTAATTTATCTTTTTCTAGTTCCGCCTCTTTACCAGCTTGAATCACAATATTATAGAGCTCGGAGTTTTCACCACCCAGTTTTTCTACAGCGGATTTACTAAGAAGCTTTAATGTAGTTATGTAAGATATGTCAACTATGGTACAATATTTTGTTACCTCACACAGCTTATTATAATAAGTTCCTATAGGATGCCCGTACATTCCGTCAACAACACCTTGCTGTAATGATGTATAGAGTTCGTTAAAGTTCATCGGTGTAGCAGCAACACCCCACTCCTTAAATAGAGAAACCTCAATTGGCGAACCCGTAGTTCTAAACTTCATTCCCTTTATGTCTGCCGGAACTGTGATTGGTTTTTTGTTATAAAATAAAGCTCTTGCCGCTCCACCATCAATATCAAACATAACAGGTGTTAAACCAGTATCCTTTTTTATCTGAGATGTAACCTGTTCTCTAATATCGCTCTTCCAAACTTTTCTCATATGCTCTGCATTCTTAAAGAGCCCGGGAAGGTCAGTAAAACTTAGTGCTTTAGAAAACTCACTAAAGTTACCAGCCGCGCACTTTACTATATCAAGGGTCCCTGCCATAGCAGCAGCAGTAATCTGCTTGTCATTACCCATCTGGTTACTATGGTAATACTCAATTTTTACTTTTCCTTTGGTGCGCTCTTCTACTAGTTTTATGAAGTATAAGTTACCTTCATATTCGGGCATACCTGGAACTTCCGTATCAGCAAAACGAAGTACTATTGGCTTAACCTCATTTGTTTTTTCCTCGGGGGGTTTGGAATCGGCAGGTTTTTGTCCAGAGCAACCTGTAAATAAAAGAGTAGCCATACAGAAGATTAATAAAATTGAAATTAACTTTTTCATTTTTTTCCTCCTCTTTTTATTAATAAAATAACACTTAACATTTTTAAAGGACAATGTTTTTTTGTTATTAATATAATAGTAATACAGTTTGTTTAAACTATTCTATCTATTCAAAACAGAAATAAGGCGCCATTATTTCTGTTTTCACACTTAAATGCAATTATTTAAGTAATACAGATTTCTAGTAACATATCATTTTAGTTCAAAAATTACTTCAATCTCAACA
This window harbors:
- a CDS encoding TRAP transporter small permease; translation: MAKKLIYKLHSTVGVISDKLNSIAEIISIIIGIVLLGSLSMGVFSRYVIKNPYIWTEEIARFCMIWLTFIGGSVAMKQRELVNFSVLIDSIPAKFSKFLRLVNTLLIILFIAIFLRYGIDALKLFMRMKASATGLSLFWPSVGLYLGAIFMLVHSIHMLLEQAISMRKN
- a CDS encoding TRAP transporter substrate-binding protein, which encodes MKKLISILLIFCMATLLFTGCSGQKPADSKPPEEKTNEVKPIVLRFADTEVPGMPEYEGNLYFIKLVEERTKGKVKIEYYHSNQMGNDKQITAAAMAGTLDIVKCAAGNFSEFSKALSFTDLPGLFKNAEHMRKVWKSDIREQVTSQIKKDTGLTPVMFDIDGGAARALFYNKKPITVPADIKGMKFRTTGSPIEVSLFKEWGVAATPMNFNELYTSLQQGVVDGMYGHPIGTYYNKLCEVTKYCTIVDISYITTLKLLSKSAVEKLGGENSELYNIVIQAGKEAELEKDKLISNKNKEIEDLITKAGVKIIKPNSDQIKLWREAAQKVWSEYVGSGKLISEELVKKVQELEKQ